Proteins from a genomic interval of Medicago truncatula cultivar Jemalong A17 chromosome 3, MtrunA17r5.0-ANR, whole genome shotgun sequence:
- the LOC11421302 gene encoding blue copper protein, translated as MAFSNIAMVLCFFLAINMALPTLATFYTVGDSLGWQIGVEYSKWTSEKTFVVGDSLVFLYGAIHTVDEVAASDYISCTTGNPISSDNSGETTIALKTAGTHYFISATFGDCSSGMRLAVKVEAGSASIATSF; from the exons ATGGCATTCTCTAATATTGCTATGGTTTTGTGCTTCTTTTTAGCAATCAACATGGCACTGCCAACCCTTGCAACCTTCTACACTGTGGGAGATTCTTTGGGCTGGCAAATCGGTGTTGAATATAGCAAATGGACGAGTGAAAAAACCTTTGTAGTCGGTGATAGCCTTG TGTTTCTCTATGGGGCTATACACACTGTGGATGAAGTTGCAGCAAGTGACTACATCTCCTGCACCACTGGAAATCCAATTAGTTCAGACAATAGTGGTGAGACAACCATAGCTCTTAAGACTGCAGGAACTCATTATTTCATATCTGCTACTTTTGGAGATTGTTCAAGTGGCATGCGTCTTGCTGTTAAGGTTGAGGCTGGTAGTGCTTCTATTGCAACATCCTTCTGA